A section of the Caballeronia sp. M1242 genome encodes:
- the ilvN gene encoding acetolactate synthase small subunit, giving the protein MKHIISVLLENEPGALSRVVGLFSARGYNIETLTVAPTEDSSLSRLTIVSIGSDDVIEQITKHLNRLIEVVKVVDLTEGAHIERELMLIKVRAVGKEREEMKRMADIFRGRIIDVTEKTYTMELTGASDKLDAFIQALDATAILETVRTGSSGIGRGERILKV; this is encoded by the coding sequence ATGAAACACATCATCTCCGTACTGCTGGAAAACGAGCCGGGCGCGTTATCGCGTGTCGTCGGGCTCTTTTCCGCGCGCGGCTACAACATCGAAACGCTGACGGTGGCGCCGACCGAAGACAGTTCGCTGTCGCGGCTCACCATCGTCTCCATCGGCTCGGACGACGTGATCGAACAGATCACGAAGCACCTGAACCGCCTGATCGAGGTGGTGAAAGTGGTCGACCTGACAGAGGGCGCCCACATCGAGCGCGAGCTGATGCTCATCAAGGTAAGGGCAGTCGGCAAGGAACGCGAAGAGATGAAGCGGATGGCGGATATCTTCCGCGGCCGCATCATCGACGTGACCGAAAAGACCTACACCATGGAACTGACGGGCGCCTCCGACAAGCTCGACGCGTTCATTCAGGCGCTCGACGCCACGGCGATTCTCGAGACGGTTCGCACGGGCAGTTCCGGCATCGGCCGGGGCGAGCGCATCCTGAAGGTGTAG
- a CDS encoding acetolactate synthase 3 catalytic subunit — protein sequence MNMPSAEFSTSDTTPSHEADSIGATVLMRALADENVEFVWGYPGGSVLYIYDELYKQDQIQHILVRHEQAAVHAADAYSRSTGKVGVCLVTSGPGVTNAVTGIATAYMDSIPLVVISGQVPTAAIGLDAFQECDTVGITRPCVKHNFLVKDVRDLAATVKKAFYIARTGRPGPVLIDIPKDVSKAPCRYEPVKSVSLRSYNPVTKGHSGQIRKAVQLLLSAKRPYIYTGGGIILADASRELNQFADLLGYPVTNTLMGLGGYRASDKKFLGMLGMHGTYEANMAMQHCDVLIAIGARFDDRVIGDPKHFASSPRKIIHIDVDPSSISKRVKVDIPIVGDVKEVLKELIEQLQHAEHGPDTAALKSWWDEIEGWRSKDCLAYDRKSEIIKPQYVVEKLAELTDGNAFVCSDVGQHQMWAAQFYPFNKPRRWINSGGLGTMGFGLPAAMGVKMAYPDEDVVCITGEGSIQMCIQELSTCKQYNTPVKIISLNNRYLGMVRQWQQIEYKKRYSSSYMDALPDFVKLAEAYGHVGIRVEKTADVEPALKEALRLKDRTVFLDFQTDPTENVFPMVQAGKGITEMLLGSEDL from the coding sequence ATGAACATGCCTAGCGCGGAATTCTCCACGTCGGATACCACTCCCTCTCACGAAGCCGATTCCATCGGTGCGACCGTGCTCATGCGCGCGCTTGCCGACGAAAACGTCGAGTTCGTGTGGGGCTATCCCGGCGGCTCGGTACTCTACATCTACGACGAGCTGTACAAGCAGGACCAGATTCAGCACATTCTCGTGCGCCACGAGCAGGCCGCCGTGCATGCCGCCGACGCGTATTCGCGCTCGACCGGCAAGGTGGGCGTGTGCCTCGTGACTTCCGGCCCGGGCGTCACCAATGCCGTCACCGGCATCGCCACGGCCTACATGGATTCCATTCCGCTCGTCGTCATCAGCGGGCAGGTGCCCACTGCGGCCATCGGCCTCGACGCGTTCCAGGAATGCGACACCGTCGGCATCACGCGGCCCTGCGTCAAGCACAACTTCCTCGTGAAGGACGTGCGCGATCTCGCCGCCACCGTCAAGAAAGCCTTCTACATCGCGCGCACGGGGCGTCCCGGCCCGGTGCTGATCGACATTCCGAAGGACGTGTCGAAAGCGCCGTGCCGCTACGAGCCGGTCAAGAGCGTGTCGCTGCGCTCGTACAACCCGGTCACGAAGGGCCACTCCGGCCAGATCCGCAAGGCGGTGCAACTGCTGTTGTCGGCCAAGCGCCCGTACATTTACACCGGCGGCGGCATCATTCTCGCGGACGCATCGCGCGAACTGAACCAGTTCGCCGATCTGCTCGGCTATCCCGTCACCAATACGCTGATGGGTCTGGGCGGCTATCGCGCGAGCGACAAGAAGTTCCTCGGCATGCTCGGCATGCACGGCACCTACGAAGCCAACATGGCCATGCAGCACTGCGACGTGCTGATTGCCATCGGCGCGCGCTTCGACGACCGCGTGATCGGCGACCCGAAGCACTTCGCCTCGTCGCCGCGCAAGATCATTCATATCGACGTCGATCCGTCGTCCATCTCGAAGCGCGTGAAGGTCGATATCCCGATCGTCGGCGACGTGAAGGAAGTCCTGAAAGAGCTGATCGAGCAGCTTCAGCACGCGGAGCACGGGCCGGACACGGCCGCGCTCAAGTCATGGTGGGACGAGATCGAAGGCTGGCGCTCGAAAGACTGCCTCGCCTACGACCGCAAGAGCGAGATAATCAAGCCGCAGTACGTCGTCGAGAAGCTCGCGGAGCTGACGGACGGCAACGCCTTCGTGTGTTCGGATGTCGGCCAGCATCAGATGTGGGCGGCGCAGTTCTACCCGTTCAACAAGCCGCGCCGCTGGATCAACTCGGGCGGCCTCGGCACGATGGGCTTCGGCCTGCCCGCCGCGATGGGCGTGAAGATGGCTTATCCCGACGAGGACGTGGTCTGCATCACGGGCGAAGGCTCCATCCAGATGTGCATTCAGGAGCTCTCGACCTGCAAGCAGTACAACACGCCGGTCAAGATCATCTCGCTCAACAACCGCTATCTCGGCATGGTTCGCCAGTGGCAGCAGATCGAATACAAGAAGCGCTATTCCAGTTCGTACATGGACGCGCTGCCCGACTTCGTGAAGCTCGCCGAAGCGTACGGCCACGTCGGCATTCGCGTCGAAAAGACCGCGGACGTCGAACCGGCGCTCAAGGAGGCGCTGCGTCTGAAAGATCGCACCGTGTTCCTCGACTTCCAGACCGATCCGACCGAAAACGTATTCCCGATGGTGCAGGCAGGCAAAGGCATCACGGAAATGCTGCTCGGCTCTGAGGATCTCTAA
- a CDS encoding RNA polymerase sigma factor, which produces MASDKELADFLAGVERRAFKQTVYTVRDDDAALDIVQDAMIKLAEKYGDKPSAELPLLFQRILQNATHDYFRRQKVRNTWISLFSSFGSADDDEFDPLETFESEDGATGSESSESRLEREQVLNLIDAEIQKLPARQREAFLMRYWEDMDVAETAAAMGCSEGSVKTHCSRATHALAQALKAKGITL; this is translated from the coding sequence ATGGCATCAGACAAGGAACTCGCCGATTTTCTGGCGGGCGTCGAAAGACGCGCGTTCAAGCAGACCGTGTACACCGTCCGCGACGACGACGCGGCGCTCGACATCGTCCAGGACGCCATGATCAAGCTCGCGGAAAAGTACGGCGACAAGCCGTCGGCCGAGCTTCCTCTTTTGTTCCAGCGTATCCTCCAGAATGCGACGCACGACTACTTTCGCCGCCAGAAAGTACGCAATACCTGGATCAGCCTGTTCTCCTCGTTCGGCAGCGCCGACGACGACGAGTTCGACCCGCTCGAAACCTTCGAATCCGAGGACGGCGCGACCGGCAGCGAAAGCAGCGAGAGCCGGCTGGAACGCGAGCAGGTGCTCAACCTGATCGACGCGGAAATCCAGAAGTTACCGGCGCGTCAACGAGAAGCTTTTCTCATGCGTTACTGGGAAGATATGGATGTCGCAGAGACGGCCGCCGCGATGGGCTGCTCCGAGGGCAGCGTGAAGACGCACTGTTCACGCGCCACGCACGCTCTCGCGCAAGCCCTGAAAGCCAAAGGGATCACGCTATGA